In one window of Aceticella autotrophica DNA:
- a CDS encoding DUF1284 domain-containing protein, translating to MDIRGHHFLCMLGFRGLGYDDVFIDNMYKIIRKLKNKQHMLIKAVDNVDNICAMCPNNMDGECRIENYPGSVKERDRAVLKILGIKVGEAVRYRDVVNKIKENMTEERMTNICKDCEWFSLGYCIEGFRKLKGG from the coding sequence ATGGATATAAGAGGACATCACTTTTTATGCATGTTAGGTTTTCGTGGGCTTGGTTATGATGATGTTTTTATTGATAATATGTATAAAATTATTAGAAAATTGAAAAATAAACAGCATATGTTGATAAAAGCTGTGGATAATGTGGATAACATCTGTGCAATGTGCCCAAATAATATGGATGGGGAATGCAGGATAGAAAATTATCCAGGCAGTGTAAAGGAAAGAGATAGAGCTGTTTTAAAGATTTTGGGTATAAAAGTAGGAGAGGCAGTAAGGTATAGGGATGTTGTGAATAAAATCAAAGAAAATATGACAGAAGAAAGAATGACTAATATATGTAAAGACTGTGAGTGGTTCAGCCTTGGGTATTGCATAGAAGGGTTTAGAAAGTTAAAAGGCGGATAG